In Pelmatolapia mariae isolate MD_Pm_ZW unplaced genomic scaffold, Pm_UMD_F_2 NODE_ptg000812l+_length_41025_cov_1, whole genome shotgun sequence, the DNA window AGTGCTGAAAGCATCTCTATTCCTGCTGCTCACCggatgttttgtatttttcagaGAATTCTCTCTAAAAACTACAGAtggttgtgcaggaaaatcctagaagatcagcagtttctaaaatatTCAGCTCAGCCTGTTTGGACTCAACTGAcatttaaagtcattttaatcACCTTTGATGCTCCGTTTGAAGTTTAGCAGGTTGTCTTGGTCATGAGCTGAGTTTCTGCCATGAAACTGGCCAATTAGACATTTGTGTTAATAAGCCGTTAAacgtgtacctaataaagtgacctgTGTTCGTATAATACCAAGATAAAGCTTATTAATCTAACGCTTTGCTGCATGTGAGGCAGCACAACTACAAGGAGTTGCATAGCTGTGTTTGCACACTTTATTAAAACTGATTAATTCTGTGTAAATGGAGACTGTGAATGGAGGTTTCAGTGATGACAAGAAATACATGTGTTAAAGTATGAAATCATTAACACAACAGAAAGTATGAAACCCATGCTGCATCTGTGTTAAATGAATCCTAAAATTTTAGTTAGTCATACCTGGAGAGGGAGTAAGGCTGAGTCTGAAAGATGAGTACGTCTCTGCAGTGATGTGGTGATGGAAGCCTCAAAATAACCATCTGATGACAGGATTCAAAATAATCCCATGAGGATGGATGATACATGAAAGAAtcattatactttttttgcccTACTTGAACGTTTTTGGGCACAAAAATTGAATCAGAGTTTATGGTTGCCACACTCAGTGAACACTCTGTATGTCCTACTGTACGGTCATATCAACGTTTGCACGGACTTCTTGCAGATGATAAATCCTGAAGGCTTTCTTCAAATCCCTGACATTTTCTAAAGTACTGCTACGTTTAACATTAAGAATGAAATGTCAAAatgcttttttctgtctttaaagcTCATGATTTCTCTCCCACCAACGCTCCTAGGTTAATTTTTTCTGTGCAACATCAGCACCAGTGATTCCAGTCATCTTATTTGAgttagttttctgtttgtgaaTGAAGCATAATGCTAAAAGTTCTACATctgagtctgagatgtagcttttAGGgtagggttttgttttgtttggggtttttttgcagtttctttgaGCATTGCATGATCTGAACTTGAGGGAAACAGATTGGGAGACATCGTCAGCTTCCCTCTTGTAAATAAACTTTCTGactgtagaatgatggacttcaaatAAATTGGAAATGACCCAGTAACCCTTCCCAGATCAATGAGCAGCAATAATGGCTTCTCTGAGATCATTGCTGGTGTCTCTCCTCCTTTACACTGTGCTAACACACAGCTGGaggctccagaccagcaaactgccaaaatgtatgtttttataGAGCTCtccacacttgctgatgatctgATAAACAGATAATAAACTTCACTTTGGCTTAgtatttgttaaataaataatggcaATTTGTAAAGTGCCATGTTTTTGTGGTTCATCTGAGGCTCATTTACCTCATTTTAAGACCTGCTAAGGACCAAAttactttttctgtttccttgatatgtaaaaccttagaactgaaagaggttatttttcacatgactcTGCAATACTTTGAGCCCTTAAACTACTTATGCTTCATTTATGTAACACTCCTGGTTAAAGACGACGCTGTAATTGGTTCACTCAACAAATTACCTTAAGAGTAATGGGGTTTAAAAGTATTTAAGGAAAGTTGCTGTTTAATGCAGCAGCCCTTTGTTGATGTCTGCAATGTGATTATACCACAATGGATTTATTCAGTAAAACCTTACAGTGTAACAAAACAATATGACCGATGTTGATCATATACCGAGTCCATGACGATGCAGAGGTTCCTGCTTCCCCCAAACACCACGACATCACTATCCCTCCCCAGGCACGCCGTATGGAAAACTCTGACAAGTAAATAAAGGTTTACTGCAGAAAGGCTtacattttgtgcattttgaAGAGTTCTGGGGAACAAATAACAAGATTTTATGGATAAAATAGACATTTCCATGAGAACAAATTATGATAAAACTATGAAGCTGAAACActtaattttaacatttacaaaatgatTTTAATTACCTGGGCTTGTCTTTGTGGGGGTGTATCATCTTGGTCCACTCTCTTGTTTGTGTGTTAAACTGCCAGGCATCATCTAACAGAAAGAGGCTCATGATAAAATAAAGAAGCTTCACTTTCACAAACCATTCACTTCCTTGAACCAAAAGAATGATTATCATATATGCAATCAGAATGGTTATCTGATTTATAAATGGCATCAGGCAAAACAAGGAGGGATTTGCTTAAATATTTGGGAGTTTTTTTGGAAATCGGACCACAAAGAACCACTTCATTTTCTGCCTCTTTATAATTACTTTCATTCTTGTAGTATTTTGTCTCATACCATAACAGATCGGTGCTTATTCTGGGTTCTTAGACTTACTTAAAGTATCTCCATTTGTGCCAAAACCTCCGTACATGAACAGCGTGTGATCTGACGTGGGTGTCATGGTATGCCAAGAGCGACCAAGAGGTGCAAAAGCTGAGGAGATGTCACTGttcaaaaaagataaataaaaaaaaaaatacagagcaGTGGTCAGTAAGCCACTAAGGACAAATCCTGTTAGGTCATTGCTTTTCTATGTGTGCAAGAGTGAAAGAAAATTTACAGTTTGGTCCAGGTCCAGGTGTCCAGGTCTAAGCAGAACATGTCCAACTCTGCTGCTTCCTGCAAATGTAAACTCAGATTTTAGGCATTGTTCTTGCCTGAGGCACTGCACTTGGCTGTAAATGACTCCAGCACTcagcattaaaagaaaaatatgaagtaCAACAACTTTATAAATTTGTGCACATCTGGACCGGTTATTTTGCAGCTGCTATTTttagactgtatgtaaaagagGGACTGACATAATCACCCCCTGATGGCCATTTAAGGAAAGTTCAAAGCACTTCCATATTGGCTACACTTTTCAGCCCTGGAAGCTagatccatcttttatgtacagtctggAAGTCCTGTTTTGACCACTTACTGGCTCTTCCACCAGTCtgtcaaaacaacaacacatttttatttttaggagaAGGAGGACAAAGTTACAGGAAGTTACAGTCTGCCAAGTAGGGCAGGTGGTGAGTTAGTAATATGCTCT includes these proteins:
- the LOC134623655 gene encoding kelch domain-containing protein 1-like is translated as MFCLDLDTWTWTKLDISSAFAPLGRSWHTMTPTSDHTLFMYGGFGTNGDTLNDAWQFNTQTREWTKMIHPHKDKPRVFHTACLGRDSDVVVFGGSRNLCIVMDSMVILRLPSPHHCRDVLIFQTQPYSLSRLCEDVIGRNSELLRMQLSWLPSKLQRTLEKRMSFFSASS